A stretch of Plutella xylostella chromosome 10, ilPluXylo3.1, whole genome shotgun sequence DNA encodes these proteins:
- the LOC105390934 gene encoding protein-L-isoaspartate O-methyltransferase domain-containing protein 2 gives MGGAVSSGRDNNELIDNLMGSKYIRSRSVEMVFRALDRADYMLPAERDRAYKDLAWRSGALHMSAPCIYSEVMEGLELKPGLSFLNIGSGTGYLSTLVGLIIGSGGISHGVEIHGMVVDYANKRLKEFSENSVSLDEFDFCEPKFFLGNGLCLAPLQSPYDRVYCGAGCPEQYQNYFKQLIKVGGILVMPLNENLLQVRRVSATEWTTRNLLNVSFATLRVPSDAEKGEHLRLDEQTPPKLQILSRAAIRAQMRRAVLSRQPELRAPPAPDTPAKKAVPRRICIPIEDDSDVDGLNALHDLDGPTGAQEMNALLSLVLSMGQNRVAGALRFDPSDDNSATSSSEDDDDEEEEEEDDDDDDGGDAPDGADAPDQRPQNRRNLIQTFENIEDMNRAIHRVINSVERPNVNGEAVEPSTRGRLSLTLEYNTPNSDDTTSQETVDLTADSPPPPRRKHKKRRSHSRALPEEVEIDIQKQKTETETETAEPSTSSHSEEMELDAQASPGAEAGGAGVASSAAAPGKRQKLDSGLGEENSPSCSSARTDSKTDEDAASEPRSDGCYTDDVDEMSLNARRRLPKRGHCELEACSSSSESEGEAPPAAGFRHKRPARPPRSARPARPPGRDARRVRLSIVMKRSVKELPLPYALKRYVNLHRCFEF, from the exons ATGGGTGGCGCCGTGAGCTCGGGGCGGGACAACAATGAGCTGATCGACAACCTGATGGGCAGCAAGTACATCCGCTCGCGCAGCGTGGAGATGGTGTTCCGCGCGCTGGACCGCGCCGACTACATGCTGCCGGCGGAGCGCGACCGCGCCTACAAGGACCTGGCGTGGCGCAGCGGCGCGCTGCACATGTCCGCGCCCTGCATCTACAG TGAGGTGATGGAAGGTCTAGAGCTGAAGCCGGGGCTGTCCTTCCTAAACATTGGTTCCGGCACGGGCTACCTGAGCACTCTGGTGGGGCTCATCATCGGCTCCGGGGGCATCAGCCACGGCGTCGAAATCCACGGCATGGTGGTGGACTACGCCAACAAGAGGCTCAAAGAGTTCTCAGAGAACTCCGTCAGTCTCGACGAGTTTGACTTCTGTGAACCAAAGTTCTTTttag GTAATGGGCTATGCCTGGCGCCGCTGCAGTCTCCGTACGACCGCGTGTACTGCGGCGCCGGCTGCCCCGAACAGTACCAGAACTACTTCAAACAACTCATCAAG GTGGGCGGCATCCTGGTGATGCCCCTGAACGAAAACCTGCTGCAGGTGCGGCGCGTGTCGGCCACGGAGTGGACCACCAGGAACCTGCTGAACGTGTCGTTCGCCACGCTGCGGGTGCCCAGCGACGCCGAGAAGGGCGAGCACCTGCGCCTCG ACGAGCAGACCCCCCCGAAGCTGCAGATCCTGTCGCGCGCCGCGATCCGGGCACAGATGCGGCGCGCCGTGCTGAGCCGCCAGCCCGAGCTGCGCGCGCCACCCGCCCCAGACACGCCCGCCAAGAAGGCCGTGCCACGCAGGATATGCATACCTATTGAGGATGACAGCGATGTTG ATGGCCTGAATGCACTACACGACCTGGACGGGCCGACGGGCGCGCAGGAGATGAACGCACTGCTGAGCCTCGTGCTGAGCATGGGGCAGAACCGCGTGGCCGGCGCACTGCGCTTCGACCCCTCCGACGACAACTCCGCCACCTCCAGCAGTGAGGACGACGACgacgaagaagaagaagaagaagatgatgatgatgacgacggCGGCGACGCACCCGACGGCGCCGACGCGCCCGACCAGCGCCCGCAGAACCGCCGCAACCTCATACAGACCTTCGAGAACATCGAGGACATGAACCGCGCCATCCACCGCGTCATCAACTCCGTGGAGCGCCCCAACGTGAACGGCGAGGCCGTGGAGCCGTCCACCCGCGGCCGCCTGTCTCTGACCCTCGAGTACAACACGCCCAACTCCGACGACACCACGAGCCAGGAGACCGTGGACCTCACGGCGgactcgccgccgccgccgcgccgcaagCACAAGAAGCGCCGCTCGCACTCGCGCGCGCTGCCCGAGGAGGTCGAGATCGACATACAGAAGCAGAAGACCGAGACTGAGACTGAGACTGCGGAGCCGAGCACGTCCAGCCACTCGGAGGAGATGGAACTGGACGCGCAGGCCAGCCCGGGCGCGGAGGCGGGGGGGGCGGGGGTCGCCAGCAGCGCGGCCGCACCCGGCAAGCGGCAGAAGCTGGACAGCGGGCTGGGCGAGGAGAACAGCCCGTCCTGCTCCTCCGCGCGCACCGACAGCAAGACCGACGAGGACGCCGCCAGCGAGCCCCGGTCGGACGGATGCTACACCGATGATGTCGATGAAATGAGTCTTAACG CGCGTCGCCGGCTGCCGAAGCGCGGTCACTGCGAGCTTGAAGCGTGCTCGTCATCCTCCGAGTCGGAGGGCGAGGCGCCGCCCGCGGCCGGGTTCCGCCACAagcgccccgcccgccccccgcgctccgcccgccccgcgcgcccccccGGCCGCGACGCGCGCCGCGTGCGCCTCTCCATCGTCATGAAGCGCAGCGTGAAGGAGCTGCCGCTGCCCTATGCGCTCAAGCGCTACGTCAACCTGCACCGCTGCTTCGAGTTCTAG